From a region of the Castor canadensis chromosome 7, mCasCan1.hap1v2, whole genome shotgun sequence genome:
- the Slc18a3 gene encoding vesicular acetylcholine transporter: MEPTASAGQARAAATKLSEAVGAALQEPQRQRRLVLVIVCVALLLDNMLYMVIVPIVPDYIAHMRGGSESPTLASEVLWEPTLPPPTLANASAYWVNTSESPTAAGPPWSTLRPRYPTESEDMKIGVLFASKAILQLLVNPLSGPFIDRMSYDVPLLIGLGVMFASTVVFAFAEDYATLFAARSLQGLGSAFAYTSGIAMIADKYPEEPERSRALGVALAFISFGSLVAPPFGGILYEFAGKLVPFLVLAAVSLFDALLLLAVAKPFSAAARARANLPVGTPIHRLMLDPYIAVVAGALTTCNIPLAFLEPTIATWMKHTMAASEWEMGMVWLPAFVPHVLGVYLTVRLAARYPHLQWLYGALGLVVIGASSCIVPACRSFAPLVVSLCGLCFGIALVDTALLPTLAFLVDVRHVSVYGSVYAIADIAYSVAYALGPIVAGHIVHSLGFEQLSLGMGLANLLYAPVLLLLRNVGLLTRSRSERDVLLDEPPQGLYDAVRLRERSVPGGDGEPCSPPGPFDGCEDDYNYYYTRS, translated from the coding sequence ATGGAACCCACGGCGTCCGCGGGCCAGGCCCGGGCGGCGGCCACCAAGCTGTCAGAAGCGGTGGGCGCGGCGCTGCAAGAGCCCCAGCGGCAGCGGCGCCTGGTGCTGGTCATCGTGTGCGTGGCGCTATTACTGGACAACATGTTATACATGGTCATCGTGCCCATCGTGCCCGACTACATCGCTCATATGCGCGGGGGCAGCGAGAGTCCCACCCTGGCCTCCGAGGTATTATGGGAGCCCACCCTGCCGCCGCCCACTCTGGCTAATGCTAGCGCCTACTGGGTTAACACCTCCGAGTCCCCGACGGCTGCCGGGCCTCCCTGGTCGACTCTGCGGCCCCGCTACCCCACGGAGAGTGAAGACATGAAGATCGGGGTACTGTTTGCCTCCAAAGCCATTCTGCAGCTGCTGGTGAACCCTTTGAGCGGGCCCTTCATTGATCGCATGAGCTACGACGTGCCACTGCTTATTGGGCTGGGCGTCATGTTCGCCTCCACTGTCGTGTTCGCCTTCGCGGAAGACTACGCCACCCTGTTCGCGGCGCGCAGCCTGCAGGGCCTGGGCTCAGCCTTCGCGTACACGTCTGGCATTGCCATGATCGCGGACAAGTATCCCGAGGAGCCGGAACGCAGCCGCGCGCTGGGCGTGGCATTGGCCTTCATCAGCTTCGGAAGTCTAGTGGCGCCACCCTTCGGGGGCATCCTCTACGAGTTCGCCGGCAAACTCGTTCCCTTTCTAGTGCTTGCCGCCGTGTCGCTCTTCGACGCGCTGTTGCTGCTGGCGGTGGCCAAACCCTTCTCGGCTGCTGCACGGGCGCGGGCCAACCTGCCAGTGGGCACGCCCATCCACCGCCTCATGCTGGACCCTTACATTGCTGTGGTAGCCGGCGCGCTTACTACCTGTAACATTCCCCTTGCCTTCCTCGAGCCCACTATAGCCACGTGGATGAAGCACACGATGGCGGCGTCAGAGTGGGAAATGGGTATGGTCTGGCTGCCGGCCTTCGTGCCGCACGTGTTAGGCGTCTACCTCACCGTGCGCCTGGCTGCACGCTACCCACACCTGCAGTGGCTGTATGGCGCCCTTGGCCTGGTGGTGATCGGCGCCAGCTCGTGCATTGTGCCGGCTTGCCGTTCATTCGCGCCGCTAGTGGTTTCCCTCTGCGGCCTCTGCTTCGGCATTGCACTGGTGGACACGGCGCTGCTGCCCACGCTCGCCTTCCTGGTGGACGTGCGCCACGTCTCAGTCTATGGCAGCGTCTATGCCATAGCTGACATCGCCTATTCCGTGGCCTATGCGCTCGGGCCCATAGTGGCAGGCCATATCGTGCACTCGCTTGGCTTTGAGCAGCTCAGCCTTGGCATGGGCTTGGCTAACCTGCTCTATGCGCCAGTCCTGCTGCTCCTTCGCAATGTGGGCCTCCTGACGCGCTCTCGCTCTGAGCGGGACGTGCTGCTAGACGAGCCGCCGCAGGGTCTGTACGATGCGGTGCGCCTACGTGAGCGTTCGGTGCCAGGCGGGGACGGCGAACCTTGCAGTCCACCTGGCCCTTTTGACGGCTGTGAGGACGACTACAATTACTACTATACCCGCAGCTAG